A genomic segment from Juglans regia cultivar Chandler chromosome 14, Walnut 2.0, whole genome shotgun sequence encodes:
- the LOC109021263 gene encoding uncharacterized protein LOC109021263: MSKRANGPKLELKLNLSPPRREHSPAESLNVSTSSSSEMSSEGSCVSSEPEDQPMTLQYSPSNTEPRSMMLVGCPRCLMYVMLSEMADPKCPKCKSTVLLDFLKEENARNTRN, from the coding sequence ATGAGCAAAAGAGCCAACGGTCCAAAGCTGGAACTGAAGCTGAACTTGTCGCCGCCAAGGCGGGAACACTCGCCCGCTGAGTCTCTAAATGTTTCGACCTCTTCTTCGTCGGAAATGTCGTCTGAAGGCTCATGCGTTTCATCAGAGCCGGAAGATCAGCCTATGACGTTGCAGTACTCCCCAAGCAACACGGAGCCCAGATCGATGATGCTCGTAGGATGTCCCAGATGCCTCATGTACGTCATGTTATCCGAGATGGCTGATCCAAAATGCCCCAAATGCAAGAGTACTGTCTTGCTCGATTTCCTCAAGGAAGAAAATGCCAGGAATACAAGAAACTGA